The following proteins are encoded in a genomic region of Streptomyces sp. NBC_01723:
- a CDS encoding LysR family transcriptional regulator — translation MLNLERLRTLDALARHGSVSGAAAGLHITTSAVSQQMAKLEREAGQQLLAKNGRGVRLTDAGRLLAEHAARILSQVELAQADLEAQRGQVAGELRLSAFPTAARGLFPTALAALRTEHPALRLRSCELEPERGINGVVRGDLDLAVVLDWYNKPMPLPDGLVKAPLLDDPADVAMPAGHRLAGRDEVDLAEFAEDEWITWGEGEFCHEWLMFTLRSKGIEPIVGHRAAETHTQLGLVAAGLGVCIAPLLGRQPMPAEVVTVPLKQRVRRHVYVVWRADADRRPSIRAAVDALRATAAKVGQAD, via the coding sequence ATGTTGAACCTGGAGCGCCTGCGCACCCTCGACGCCCTCGCCCGGCACGGTTCGGTGAGCGGCGCCGCCGCCGGTCTGCACATCACCACCTCCGCCGTCTCCCAGCAGATGGCCAAGCTGGAGCGCGAGGCCGGACAGCAACTGCTGGCCAAGAACGGGCGCGGGGTGCGGCTCACCGACGCGGGCCGACTGCTCGCCGAGCACGCGGCCCGCATCCTCTCCCAGGTCGAGCTGGCCCAGGCCGACCTGGAGGCGCAGCGCGGGCAGGTGGCGGGCGAGCTGCGGCTGTCCGCGTTCCCGACGGCCGCCCGCGGGCTCTTCCCCACGGCTCTCGCCGCCCTGCGCACCGAGCACCCCGCGCTGCGCCTGCGCTCCTGCGAGCTGGAACCGGAACGCGGCATCAACGGCGTGGTCCGCGGCGACCTCGACCTGGCCGTCGTCCTCGACTGGTACAACAAGCCGATGCCGCTGCCCGACGGCCTGGTCAAGGCGCCGCTCCTCGACGACCCCGCCGACGTGGCCATGCCGGCCGGCCACCGGCTCGCGGGCCGGGACGAGGTGGACCTCGCCGAGTTCGCCGAGGACGAGTGGATCACCTGGGGCGAGGGCGAGTTCTGCCACGAGTGGCTCATGTTCACGCTGCGCTCGAAGGGCATCGAGCCGATCGTCGGGCACCGTGCCGCCGAGACCCACACCCAGCTCGGTCTGGTCGCCGCGGGGCTCGGCGTGTGCATCGCGCCCCTGCTCGGGCGCCAGCCGATGCCCGCGGAGGTCGTCACCGTCCCCTTGAAGCAGCGGGTGCGCCGGCACGTGTACGTCGTGTGGCGCGCGGACGCGGACCGCCGCCCGTCGATCCGGGCGGCGGTGGACGCGCTGCGGGCGACCGCGGCGAAGGTGGGACAGGCGGACTGA
- a CDS encoding pyridoxamine 5'-phosphate oxidase family protein — translation MTAAQRRGRKIMMTPGELEAFLTTQRTCRVATVSADGAPHVSTLWFAWDGASMWLYSVVRSRRWTDLRRDPRVAIVVDTGEEYDELRGAELSGRVEFVGEAPRTGELCAELDFPETLFARKNFGLEEMPHDGRHAWLRLTPEKVVSWDFRKLASP, via the coding sequence ATGACCGCGGCCCAGCGCCGGGGCCGGAAGATCATGATGACCCCCGGCGAGCTGGAGGCGTTCCTCACCACCCAGCGCACCTGCCGGGTCGCCACGGTCTCGGCCGACGGCGCCCCGCACGTGAGCACGCTGTGGTTCGCCTGGGACGGTGCCTCGATGTGGCTGTACTCGGTCGTGCGCAGCAGGCGCTGGACCGATCTGCGGCGCGACCCGCGGGTGGCGATCGTGGTGGACACCGGTGAGGAGTACGACGAGTTGCGGGGCGCGGAGCTGTCCGGCCGGGTGGAGTTCGTGGGGGAGGCACCGCGCACCGGTGAGCTGTGTGCCGAACTCGACTTCCCGGAGACGCTGTTCGCCCGCAAGAACTTCGGTCTGGAGGAGATGCCCCACGACGGCCGGCACGCCTGGCTGCGGCTGACGCCGGAGAAGGTCGTCAGCTGGGACTTCCGCAAGCTGGCGTCGCCGTAG
- a CDS encoding pyridoxamine 5'-phosphate oxidase family protein, producing the protein MQGTAQTPSQPATTYPSTDRTVPTRSPDRASYDRELVHAILDEGYVCHLGFVRDGAPVVLPTLYGRVGERLYVHGSTGSRPLRMTGAADPGLPVCLTVTHVDALVLARSAFHHSINYRSVVVHGTAYEVTDPEERRTALDALVDHVVPGRSRDSRPANKKELAATAVIRLDLNEVSAKLRTGGVNDEPEDLALPHWAGLVPVRKGYDAPVADPDLDAGTALPGYLSAL; encoded by the coding sequence ATGCAGGGGACCGCGCAGACGCCGTCGCAGCCCGCGACCACCTACCCGTCCACCGACCGCACCGTCCCCACCCGCTCCCCCGACCGGGCCTCGTACGACAGGGAACTGGTGCACGCGATACTCGACGAGGGCTACGTCTGCCATCTCGGCTTCGTCCGGGACGGTGCCCCTGTGGTCCTGCCGACCCTCTACGGGCGGGTGGGCGAGCGGCTCTACGTACACGGTTCGACGGGCTCGCGCCCGCTGCGGATGACCGGCGCCGCGGACCCGGGCCTGCCGGTGTGCCTGACGGTGACCCACGTGGACGCGCTGGTGCTGGCCCGCTCCGCCTTCCACCACTCGATCAACTACCGGTCGGTGGTGGTGCACGGCACGGCGTACGAGGTGACGGACCCGGAAGAGCGGCGCACCGCCCTGGACGCCCTGGTCGACCACGTCGTCCCCGGCCGCTCACGGGACTCCCGGCCCGCCAACAAGAAGGAGCTGGCCGCCACCGCCGTGATCCGCCTCGACCTGAACGAGGTCTCCGCCAAGCTCCGCACCGGCGGTGTGAACGACGAACCGGAGGACCTCGCCCTCCCCCACTGGGCGGGTCTGGTCCCGGTGCGCAAGGGGTACGACGCCCCGGTCGCCGACCCGGACCTCGACGCCGGCACCGCCCTGCCCGGCTACCTGTCGGCCCTGTGA
- a CDS encoding glycoside hydrolase family 95 protein produces the protein MSDRSRTPSPAADDSPSGAASLVPESEAVTLWYTKPGAEEKVIEEGLPIGNGRLGALVTGHPSRDVLVLADATLWTGHANAALQSDGQFPYGTEDFGTFGMLAKAYVDIPAHTTAAVGDYRRTLDMSNGLVTATYESGGVTYRREVFSSHPDDVVVVRLSQSGGGSYTGSLTLAGTRDEEVTADAGAAEASFAATFTNSLRYATVVKAASEGGTVSATGTKVTFSDCAEVVLVVSGGTNYKADASVEYKDADLVPLTVARDKAARAAGAGGSALLAGHVADFQRLQKRTTVNLGSSSAAQRAMETPARLAARAAAGAAPDPELEASYLEFGRYLTICGSRDGLPTGLQGLWLDSNTPAWMSDYHTDINVQMNYWLPDRAGLPECFDAFTDYCVAQLPGWRATTEALFQDPRNGFRNTSGKVAGWTLAISTNVWGGNGWWWHPAGNAWVCNSLYEHYEYTQDPADLAKIYPLLKGACEFWEARLITTTVAGREVLVDDHDWSPEHGPRNARGITYAQELVWQLFENYREAAAELGRDAAYAATVDGLRKKLHLPGVGAGSGRLEEWMSEDDLGETTHRHLSAHMGLFPGDRVNLQDSPASLVGGATRLLEARGMDSFGWATAWRSMCWARLKHADKAYQCVLTVMKPSVDFGNGTAGNFFDMYSFGGSSVLQIDANFGTPVAMIEMLVQSRPGRVELLPALPDAWAATGSVTGIGVRGGFTVDVAWKAGQVTTATLHGAPGRTTTVVLGDRSRRVTIPSSGSVTVSPPAHTADQR, from the coding sequence ATGTCCGATCGCTCCCGCACCCCCTCCCCCGCCGCCGACGACAGCCCTTCCGGCGCGGCTTCGCTGGTGCCGGAGAGCGAGGCGGTCACCCTCTGGTACACGAAGCCGGGCGCCGAGGAGAAGGTGATCGAGGAGGGCCTGCCCATCGGCAACGGCAGGCTCGGCGCCCTGGTCACCGGCCACCCGTCCCGGGACGTCCTGGTCCTCGCCGACGCCACCCTGTGGACGGGACACGCCAACGCCGCGCTGCAGTCCGACGGCCAGTTCCCCTACGGCACCGAGGACTTCGGCACCTTCGGCATGCTGGCCAAGGCGTACGTCGACATCCCCGCCCACACCACCGCCGCCGTCGGCGACTACCGCCGCACGCTCGACATGAGCAACGGACTGGTGACCGCCACCTACGAGTCCGGCGGCGTAACCTACCGCCGCGAGGTGTTCTCCAGCCACCCGGACGACGTCGTCGTGGTGCGCCTGTCCCAGAGCGGCGGCGGCTCCTACACCGGCTCCCTGACGCTGGCCGGGACACGCGACGAGGAGGTGACCGCCGACGCGGGCGCCGCCGAGGCGTCCTTCGCCGCGACGTTCACCAACTCGCTGAGGTACGCGACCGTCGTGAAGGCGGCGAGCGAGGGCGGCACCGTCTCCGCGACCGGCACGAAGGTGACCTTCAGCGACTGCGCCGAGGTCGTGCTGGTCGTCTCGGGCGGCACCAACTACAAGGCGGACGCGTCCGTCGAGTACAAGGACGCTGACCTCGTTCCGCTCACCGTCGCCCGCGACAAGGCCGCCCGGGCCGCGGGGGCCGGCGGATCGGCGCTGCTCGCGGGCCACGTCGCCGACTTCCAGCGGCTGCAGAAGCGGACGACGGTGAACCTGGGCAGCTCCAGCGCCGCCCAGCGTGCCATGGAGACCCCCGCCCGGCTCGCCGCCCGCGCCGCGGCGGGCGCCGCCCCCGACCCCGAGCTGGAGGCCTCCTACCTGGAGTTCGGCCGCTACCTGACCATCTGCGGCTCCCGGGACGGCCTGCCCACCGGCCTCCAGGGCCTGTGGCTCGACAGCAACACCCCGGCGTGGATGAGCGACTACCACACCGACATCAACGTCCAGATGAACTACTGGCTGCCCGACCGGGCCGGGCTGCCCGAGTGCTTCGACGCCTTCACGGACTACTGCGTGGCACAGTTGCCGGGCTGGCGGGCCACCACGGAGGCCCTCTTCCAGGACCCCCGCAACGGCTTCCGGAACACCTCCGGCAAGGTCGCCGGCTGGACGCTCGCCATCTCCACCAACGTCTGGGGCGGCAACGGCTGGTGGTGGCACCCGGCCGGCAACGCGTGGGTGTGCAACTCGCTCTACGAGCACTACGAGTACACCCAGGACCCCGCGGACCTGGCGAAGATCTACCCGCTGCTGAAGGGCGCCTGCGAGTTCTGGGAAGCGCGACTGATCACGACGACGGTGGCGGGGCGAGAGGTCCTCGTCGACGACCACGACTGGTCACCGGAGCACGGCCCGCGGAACGCCCGCGGCATCACCTACGCGCAGGAACTGGTCTGGCAGCTGTTCGAGAACTACCGGGAGGCCGCCGCCGAGCTGGGCAGGGACGCGGCGTACGCCGCCACGGTCGACGGTCTCCGGAAGAAGCTCCACCTGCCCGGGGTCGGTGCCGGCAGCGGCCGGCTGGAGGAGTGGATGAGCGAGGACGACCTCGGCGAGACCACGCACCGCCACCTGTCCGCACACATGGGCCTCTTCCCCGGCGACCGCGTCAACCTCCAGGACTCCCCCGCCTCGCTCGTCGGCGGTGCCACCAGGCTGCTGGAGGCGCGCGGCATGGACAGCTTCGGCTGGGCCACCGCATGGCGGTCCATGTGCTGGGCACGGCTGAAGCACGCCGACAAGGCGTACCAGTGCGTGCTCACCGTCATGAAGCCGTCCGTGGACTTCGGCAACGGCACGGCGGGCAACTTCTTCGACATGTACTCGTTCGGAGGCAGCTCCGTTCTCCAGATCGACGCGAACTTCGGCACACCGGTGGCGATGATCGAGATGCTGGTCCAGTCCCGCCCGGGCCGCGTCGAGCTGCTCCCCGCCCTCCCGGACGCTTGGGCCGCCACCGGATCGGTCACCGGGATCGGCGTACGCGGCGGCTTCACGGTCGACGTGGCCTGGAAGGCGGGGCAGGTCACCACCGCGACCCTGCACGGTGCCCCGGGCCGCACCACCACCGTCGTCCTCGGTGACCGAAGCCGCCGGGTCACCATCCCCTCGTCCGGTTCCGTGACCGTGTCGCCACCGGCGCACACCGCCGACCAGCGGTGA
- a CDS encoding DMT family transporter — MSNAVSGLPVGRGLLYLIVAGVAWGTAGAAASLVYRSSDMGPVALSFWRCAVGLVLLLAVRPLRPRGRRAAVAEPFARKARRALVTGLGLAVFQTAYFAAVQSTGLAVATVITLGAGPVLIALGARLALGEHLGLGGATAVVGALAGLVVLVLGGGGTTVRLSGVLLALLSAAGYSVMTLLTRWWGRHGGADAGSTSVGAFAVTSLCLLPLALAEGLLPHTAEPVRLGLLLAYVAAVPTALAYGLYFAGAAVVRSATVSVIMLLEPVSAAALAVLLLGEHLTAATLAGTLLMLGSVAGLAVAETKAARTRPAPA, encoded by the coding sequence GTGTCGAATGCCGTCTCCGGCCTGCCCGTCGGGCGTGGCCTCCTCTATCTGATCGTCGCCGGTGTCGCCTGGGGCACCGCCGGTGCCGCCGCCTCGCTGGTCTACCGGTCCAGTGACATGGGCCCCGTCGCCCTGTCCTTCTGGCGCTGCGCCGTGGGGCTCGTCCTGCTGCTCGCCGTCCGTCCGTTGCGTCCGCGTGGACGGAGGGCGGCCGTGGCCGAGCCGTTCGCCCGCAAGGCGCGGCGGGCGCTCGTCACCGGTCTCGGTCTCGCGGTGTTCCAGACGGCCTACTTCGCCGCGGTGCAGTCCACCGGGCTCGCCGTGGCGACCGTCATCACCCTGGGCGCGGGGCCGGTGCTGATCGCGCTCGGCGCGCGCCTCGCCCTCGGTGAGCACCTCGGACTGGGCGGTGCCACCGCCGTCGTCGGCGCGCTCGCCGGACTCGTGGTGCTCGTCCTCGGCGGAGGGGGCACGACCGTCCGCCTGTCGGGCGTACTCCTCGCGCTGCTGTCCGCCGCCGGGTACTCGGTGATGACACTGCTCACCCGCTGGTGGGGCCGCCACGGCGGGGCGGACGCCGGCAGCACGTCGGTGGGGGCCTTCGCCGTCACCAGCCTGTGCCTGCTGCCGCTCGCCCTCGCCGAGGGGCTGCTGCCGCACACCGCCGAACCGGTCCGCCTCGGGTTGCTGCTCGCGTACGTCGCCGCCGTGCCGACCGCCCTCGCCTACGGGCTCTACTTCGCCGGAGCGGCCGTGGTCCGGTCCGCCACCGTCTCCGTGATCATGCTCCTGGAGCCGGTCAGCGCGGCGGCGCTCGCCGTCCTGCTGCTCGGGGAGCACCTCACGGCGGCGACCCTGGCCGGCACGCTGCTGATGCTCGGCTCGGTGGCGGGGCTCGCGGTGGCGGAGACCAAGGCGGCACGGACGCGGCCGGCGCCCGCCTGA
- a CDS encoding GntR family transcriptional regulator: MPAHDPSVPPVRQVLSDSVYEDIKAKVMDHEIAPGARVGIEALARELDVSPTPVREALARLESDGLVVKRSLSGYRATELLTRQGVEELFEMRLLLEPRAAALAAHNAEESQLDALEATLEGMQAHPGPTGPYASYRDFAALDQRFHDTVAEAAHRPLLADAVERLHTHLHIFRLSNVQDIQEADDPTLGEHERIVRAILRRRAEHAAEAMAEHLDRSLERQLSRFDEE; the protein is encoded by the coding sequence ATGCCGGCGCACGACCCGTCCGTCCCGCCGGTCCGTCAGGTTCTGTCCGACAGTGTCTACGAGGACATCAAGGCCAAGGTCATGGACCACGAGATCGCTCCGGGCGCCCGCGTCGGCATCGAGGCCCTGGCCCGTGAGCTGGACGTCTCACCGACCCCGGTGCGCGAGGCGCTCGCCCGGCTGGAGTCCGACGGGCTCGTGGTCAAGCGCTCGCTGTCCGGGTACCGGGCGACCGAGTTGCTCACGCGCCAGGGGGTGGAGGAGCTGTTCGAGATGCGGCTGCTCCTGGAGCCGCGCGCCGCGGCCCTGGCGGCGCACAACGCCGAGGAGAGCCAGCTCGACGCCCTGGAGGCCACGCTGGAGGGCATGCAGGCCCACCCCGGGCCCACCGGGCCGTACGCCTCCTACCGGGACTTCGCCGCGCTGGACCAGCGCTTCCACGACACCGTCGCGGAAGCCGCCCACCGGCCGCTGCTCGCGGACGCGGTGGAGCGGCTCCACACGCACCTGCACATCTTCCGGCTCAGCAACGTCCAGGACATCCAGGAAGCGGACGATCCGACCCTGGGCGAACACGAACGCATCGTGCGGGCGATCCTGCGCCGCAGGGCCGAGCACGCCGCGGAAGCGATGGCCGAGCACCTCGACCGCAGCCTCGAACGCCAGCTGAGCCGGTTCGACGAGGAGTGA
- a CDS encoding IS481 family transposase → MSHRNARLTVHGRRILVERVLSGRPVAHVAAEMGISRPTAHKWVRRWRTEGDAGLHDRSSRPRTTPHRTPSAVEARVCRLRSGRKLGPARIGPILGLHASTVHRILVRHGLNRLAWLDRPTGEPIRRYERARAGELVHVDIKKLGNIPDGGGWRTVGRAAGDRNRQSTTTERKSCTPVIGYSYIHSAVDDHSRLAYSEVLTDERKETAAGFWQRANAFFAAHGITVERVLTDNGSCYKSRLFTQTLATAGITHKKIRPYRPQTNGKVERFNRTLLDEWAYLRPYTSNTERTAALADFLHTYNHHRCHTALGGQPPISRVNNVAGQYT, encoded by the coding sequence GTGTCCCACCGTAATGCCCGTCTTACCGTTCACGGCAGACGAATCCTGGTCGAACGCGTCCTGTCCGGCCGTCCCGTCGCGCACGTGGCCGCGGAGATGGGTATATCCCGTCCTACAGCCCACAAGTGGGTCCGCCGCTGGCGGACCGAAGGCGATGCGGGGCTGCACGACCGTTCCAGCAGGCCCCGCACCACTCCACACCGCACGCCGTCTGCGGTCGAGGCCCGGGTCTGCCGACTGCGTTCCGGGCGCAAGCTCGGCCCGGCACGCATCGGACCGATCCTGGGTCTTCACGCCTCGACCGTCCACCGCATCCTGGTCAGGCACGGTCTGAACCGTCTGGCCTGGCTCGACCGGCCCACCGGCGAACCGATCCGCCGCTACGAGCGAGCCAGAGCGGGCGAGCTGGTCCACGTCGACATCAAGAAACTCGGCAACATCCCCGACGGCGGCGGATGGCGGACTGTCGGCCGCGCGGCCGGTGACCGCAACCGCCAGTCCACCACCACCGAGCGCAAGAGCTGCACACCGGTAATCGGCTACAGCTACATCCACTCCGCCGTCGACGACCACTCCCGCCTGGCCTACAGCGAAGTCCTCACCGACGAGCGCAAGGAGACCGCCGCCGGCTTCTGGCAGCGGGCGAACGCCTTCTTCGCTGCTCACGGCATCACCGTCGAACGGGTCCTGACCGACAACGGCTCCTGCTACAAGTCCAGACTGTTCACCCAGACGCTGGCCACCGCGGGCATCACCCACAAGAAGATCCGGCCCTACCGGCCGCAGACCAACGGCAAGGTCGAACGCTTCAACCGCACCCTGCTCGACGAATGGGCCTACCTGCGGCCCTACACCAGCAACACCGAACGAACAGCAGCCCTGGCAGACTTCCTCCACACCTACAACCACCACCGCTGCCACACCGCACTCGGAGGCCAGCCACCAATCAGCCGCGTGAACAACGTTGCGGGTCAATACACCTAG
- a CDS encoding FMN-binding negative transcriptional regulator, producing the protein MLVHPWDAPRDDDEWRDWLGAHDFGQLAVNGPPGEPPHVQPLHFAFDAARGAHGEVVTHLARPNPLWSALEADPVVLLSVVDDYVYVPGPWQAAPEGPPEHGVPTSFYAAVQLRCHARVVDDPGEKADLLNRQVGHFQPDGGSARAAAGEAPYGRLLSGIRGLRLEVTGVRAKFKYAGKRTEEVRDRIAVGLAERAGPRDAEARAHLARRGGI; encoded by the coding sequence ATGCTGGTCCACCCCTGGGACGCGCCGCGGGACGACGACGAGTGGCGCGACTGGCTCGGGGCACACGACTTCGGCCAGCTCGCCGTCAACGGCCCGCCCGGCGAGCCGCCCCACGTCCAGCCGCTGCACTTCGCCTTCGACGCCGCCCGCGGCGCCCACGGCGAGGTGGTCACACACCTGGCCCGGCCCAACCCGCTCTGGTCCGCGCTGGAGGCCGACCCGGTCGTCCTGCTGAGCGTGGTCGACGACTACGTGTACGTCCCCGGCCCCTGGCAGGCCGCCCCGGAGGGGCCGCCCGAGCACGGTGTGCCGACCAGCTTCTACGCGGCCGTCCAGCTCCGCTGCCACGCCCGTGTCGTGGACGATCCGGGTGAGAAGGCCGACCTGCTCAACCGCCAGGTCGGCCACTTCCAGCCGGACGGCGGTTCCGCGCGGGCCGCGGCGGGCGAGGCGCCGTACGGCAGGCTGCTGTCCGGCATCCGCGGGCTGCGGCTGGAGGTGACCGGCGTACGGGCGAAGTTCAAGTACGCCGGCAAGCGGACCGAGGAGGTCCGGGACCGGATCGCGGTCGGGCTCGCCGAGCGTGCCGGCCCGCGCGACGCCGAGGCCCGGGCGCACCTCGCACGGCGCGGCGGGATCTGA
- a CDS encoding DMT family transporter: MSSSGTSSPAARRVLDWRLRFGFLSLVWGFSFLFMKVGTEGFAPFQVTLGRLAFGTAVVAAAMAVKRERLPRGVWTWVHLTVAGFLLNALPFSLFAFSELTIPSSLAGICNATSPLWGMALSLVALSEDRPTRRRVAGLGIGFLGVLTVLGVWQGFDGLDVTGTALALLASLSYPVGWIYVRRTLAGSSHSHLSLTGAQLGLATLQLAVVTPLFTSVPTGFPVLSVAALGVLGTGLAFLIQYDLVAEVGPTTAQMVTYFTPVIATAAGVALLGESLSWSTPVGAVVVLAGAALTQSRPRAAGSPTVAPVPEREDTRLQERPRTTASQT, translated from the coding sequence ATGAGCAGCAGTGGTACGTCCTCGCCCGCGGCCCGTCGCGTCCTCGACTGGCGGCTGCGCTTCGGGTTTCTCTCCCTCGTCTGGGGTTTCAGCTTCCTCTTCATGAAGGTGGGGACGGAGGGTTTCGCCCCGTTCCAGGTCACGCTGGGGCGGCTGGCGTTCGGTACGGCGGTGGTCGCGGCCGCGATGGCGGTGAAGCGGGAGCGGCTGCCGCGCGGTGTCTGGACCTGGGTGCATCTGACGGTCGCCGGGTTCCTGCTGAACGCGCTGCCGTTCTCGCTGTTCGCCTTCTCGGAACTGACGATCCCGTCGTCGCTCGCCGGCATCTGCAACGCGACCTCGCCGCTGTGGGGCATGGCCCTGTCGCTGGTCGCCCTCTCCGAGGACCGGCCGACGCGGCGCCGGGTGGCAGGGCTCGGCATCGGGTTCCTGGGCGTCCTGACGGTGCTGGGCGTCTGGCAGGGCTTCGACGGACTGGACGTCACGGGCACCGCCCTGGCGCTGCTGGCCTCCCTCAGCTATCCGGTCGGCTGGATCTACGTGCGCCGCACCCTGGCCGGCTCCAGCCACTCCCACCTCTCACTGACGGGTGCCCAGCTGGGCCTCGCCACGCTGCAACTCGCGGTCGTGACGCCGCTGTTCACCTCGGTCCCGACCGGTTTTCCCGTGCTGTCGGTCGCGGCCCTGGGCGTCCTCGGCACCGGGCTCGCCTTCCTGATCCAGTACGACCTGGTCGCGGAGGTCGGACCCACGACGGCCCAGATGGTCACGTACTTCACCCCCGTCATCGCCACCGCGGCGGGCGTGGCGCTCCTCGGCGAGTCGCTGTCCTGGTCGACCCCGGTCGGCGCGGTCGTCGTCCTCGCCGGGGCGGCGCTGACCCAGTCGCGGCCCAGGGCCGCCGGATCGCCCACGGTCGCCCCGGTCCCGGAACGCGAGGACACGAGGCTCCAGGAGCGCCCTCGGACCACCGCGTCTCAGACGTAG
- a CDS encoding Rieske (2Fe-2S) protein: protein MTSASFHPAAGPARRTVVAAAGAAGLTAVLAACGGSDEDASSDTGSASSGSPSAEAGGGEDAGAGAALAATADIPEGGGMVFADQKVVVTQPSKGEFKAFSATCTHQGCAVKSVSDGVINCPCHNSNFSITDGSVQSGPAPKPLPAVQITVSGDSIQLAG from the coding sequence ATGACCAGCGCATCGTTTCATCCCGCCGCCGGACCGGCCCGTCGTACCGTCGTGGCGGCGGCCGGAGCGGCGGGGCTCACCGCCGTGCTGGCGGCGTGCGGAGGCTCGGACGAGGACGCGTCGAGCGACACCGGCAGCGCTTCCTCGGGCTCCCCGTCCGCGGAGGCGGGCGGCGGCGAGGACGCGGGAGCGGGGGCCGCGCTCGCGGCGACCGCCGACATCCCCGAGGGCGGCGGGATGGTCTTCGCCGACCAGAAGGTCGTGGTCACCCAGCCTTCCAAGGGCGAGTTCAAGGCGTTCTCCGCCACCTGCACCCACCAGGGCTGCGCCGTGAAGAGCGTGTCCGACGGGGTCATCAACTGCCCCTGTCACAACAGCAACTTCTCCATCACCGACGGCAGCGTGCAGAGCGGTCCGGCGCCCAAGCCGCTGCCCGCCGTGCAGATCACGGTCAGCGGGGACTCGATCCAGCTGGCCGGATGA
- a CDS encoding aminotransferase class I/II-fold pyridoxal phosphate-dependent enzyme, with protein sequence MLGEYLIAGRGAAEISASVERAVGSGDLEPGQPLPPMRELAERLGVNPNTVAAAYRTLRERGVIETAGRRGSRVRAKPATTGREFIRVEVPEGVRDLSDGNPDPALLPALGPVFAAAAEQGDRHPVMYGHAAVTAELAGVARAELDADGVPDGPVVVTSGSLDAMERVLATHLRPGDAVAVEDPGWGSLLDLVPALGLRTVPVRVDDEGPLPEDVRRVLAAGARALVVTVRAQNPTGAAVGAARAADLRSVLSDHPETLLIEDDHGHRIVDLPPHPLAGTTHSWAFVRSAAKACGPDLRLAVFTGDPVTLDRVRGRQRLGPGWVSHVTQRAVALLWAGSAVDAHAVAPVYGRRRDALLAALADHGVAAHGRSGMNVWIPVPDETGAVARLLHAGWAVAPGARFRVSAPPGIRITVSTLSEEDIGPLAAAVAAAVGPGAEASRSYV encoded by the coding sequence GTGCTAGGAGAGTATCTGATCGCAGGACGGGGCGCAGCGGAGATTTCCGCGAGCGTCGAGCGTGCGGTGGGCTCGGGGGATCTGGAGCCGGGGCAACCGCTGCCGCCGATGCGGGAGTTGGCGGAGCGGCTCGGGGTGAACCCGAACACCGTCGCCGCCGCCTACCGCACCCTGCGCGAGCGCGGGGTGATCGAGACGGCCGGGCGCCGGGGCAGCCGGGTGCGCGCGAAGCCCGCCACCACGGGCCGCGAGTTCATCCGGGTGGAGGTGCCCGAGGGGGTGCGCGACCTCTCCGACGGGAATCCGGACCCGGCACTGCTGCCCGCGCTGGGCCCGGTGTTCGCCGCGGCGGCCGAGCAGGGCGACCGGCATCCGGTGATGTACGGGCATGCGGCCGTCACCGCGGAACTCGCGGGCGTCGCCCGCGCCGAACTGGACGCCGACGGTGTGCCCGACGGGCCCGTGGTGGTCACGTCCGGCTCGCTGGACGCCATGGAACGGGTACTCGCGACCCACCTCAGACCCGGCGACGCCGTCGCCGTGGAGGACCCGGGCTGGGGCAGCCTCCTCGACCTGGTCCCCGCGCTCGGACTGCGCACGGTCCCCGTCCGCGTGGACGACGAGGGACCGCTGCCCGAGGACGTACGCCGGGTGCTGGCGGCCGGCGCCCGCGCGCTGGTCGTCACGGTCCGCGCGCAGAACCCGACGGGCGCGGCCGTCGGCGCGGCGCGCGCGGCCGACCTGCGGTCCGTGCTGAGCGACCATCCCGAGACCCTGCTGATCGAGGACGACCACGGCCACCGCATCGTCGACCTGCCCCCGCACCCCCTCGCCGGTACGACCCACAGCTGGGCCTTCGTCCGCTCGGCGGCCAAGGCCTGCGGGCCCGACCTGCGGCTCGCCGTGTTCACGGGGGACCCCGTCACGCTCGACCGGGTCCGCGGCCGCCAGCGGCTGGGACCCGGCTGGGTCAGCCATGTCACCCAGCGGGCCGTGGCCCTGCTGTGGGCGGGCAGCGCGGTGGACGCGCACGCGGTCGCGCCGGTGTACGGGCGGCGCCGGGACGCGCTGCTCGCCGCCCTCGCGGACCACGGGGTCGCCGCGCACGGCCGCAGCGGCATGAACGTGTGGATCCCGGTGCCGGACGAGACCGGTGCCGTCGCCCGGCTGCTGCACGCCGGCTGGGCCGTGGCCCCCGGCGCGCGCTTCCGCGTCAGTGCCCCGCCGGGCATCCGGATCACGGTCTCGACGCTGTCCGAGGAGGACATCGGCCCGCTGGCGGCGGCGGTTGCGGCAGCGGTGGGGCCGGGGGCGGAAGCCTCGCGGAGCTACGTCTGA